A stretch of Cicer arietinum cultivar CDC Frontier isolate Library 1 chromosome 5, Cicar.CDCFrontier_v2.0, whole genome shotgun sequence DNA encodes these proteins:
- the LOC101506204 gene encoding uncharacterized protein At4g33100, producing the protein MREKRGSKPSTSTSPCSLLRDAYHNCFHRWYTEKFVKGQYDKEECISEWQKYKACLSEHLEDKHMIRLLEAENVVVRDSADATSQ; encoded by the exons ATGAGAGAGAAGAGAGGTTCCAAGCCTTCCACTTCAACCTCTCCCTGTTCCCTTCTTAGAGACGCATACCACAATTGCTTCCACAG GTGGTATACGGAGAAATTCGTTAAGGGTCAATATGAcaaagaagaatgtatttccGAATGGCAAAAATACAAAGCTTGCCTTTCT GAGCATTTGGAAGATAAGCATATGATTCGTTTATTAGAAGCTGAAAACGTTGTTGTTCGTGACAGTGCCGATGCTACTTCTCAGTAA